One genomic segment of Vibrio penaeicida includes these proteins:
- a CDS encoding polysaccharide lyase family 8 super-sandwich domain-containing protein — translation MINTLASKYIKHICIVPVLLASQLAFANDISTLKQRVAPDYADQESASAISKGETLSGLVQQYISTQNSDGSWPDIDYSIMATEEKPIRQHLDRLKALAAAHYLNVNPQAYQAVINGLNHWYAINPVNDNWWWNDIGKQLRLGPVAMMLGEQLPTNLATKIAQDMPSSPSKTGANRTDLSKGVIWGGLLNGDSAQVGRGLDGIEETIVVTSEEGIQADFSFQQHGPQLYTRGYGEVFFGTASFWAYQVRDLSWKFSAQSHELLANYFLEGVRWSNSKGTLDYNAMGRGIAREVTPNMSKLIKQTDYIAALDPQRASEANAFKQHIQGGSSGLNGFKSFWRSDYSTKVGPEHFIGIKMNSARIEPTEAGNGENLLGYWLGFGSTFIMQTGDEYHNIFPVWDWALVPGVTSPNIAPKPKDWGQIEQRTTFVGGVSNGKYGVSVMDMNIQNTQAKKAWFSFNDELVALGAGISSTHEKYVSTTVNQTRLRGPVTVDGQTYTKGSRKLVESGWVHHDNVGYIFPDRWYGHMDNETKTGNWRTINTGGEDKVVTDDVFMLRIGHSWQPTNATYQYIVAPNKTVSQTEQYASAIPVAVLSNTSSIQAVRHNGLNVTGIVFHNAGSLELTNGSTVTVTKPSVVLVDQSGPVEKITLSTPGASTGVGITFNNGTSSKSTTVYTFGNANQLGQSVNVDFNAPVIVQPATVNVSADAFVRDGMYASNSYGVNSYLTVKKDGLNYSRKAVFKFDLSTQDISPSSKATLRLHVKNVNTDANRTLTVSRLANSQWQESNVTWSNLPSEAKIGSQIQLQPADKNSWIEVDVSDLLQGTSLSLSVENKGNASDKSDVAFSSRESGLGAQLVITP, via the coding sequence ATGATAAATACACTCGCCTCCAAGTACATAAAACACATTTGTATCGTGCCTGTTTTACTGGCTAGTCAGCTGGCATTTGCGAATGATATTTCCACCTTAAAGCAGCGTGTCGCCCCCGATTATGCCGATCAGGAATCTGCATCTGCAATAAGTAAAGGTGAAACTCTATCGGGTTTGGTTCAACAATACATCTCAACCCAAAACAGCGATGGTAGCTGGCCCGATATCGATTACAGCATAATGGCTACGGAAGAAAAACCGATTCGCCAGCATTTAGATCGACTAAAAGCACTAGCAGCAGCGCACTATTTGAATGTCAATCCACAAGCATATCAAGCCGTCATTAATGGTTTAAACCATTGGTATGCCATTAACCCAGTCAATGACAATTGGTGGTGGAACGATATTGGTAAGCAACTCCGCTTGGGACCAGTTGCCATGATGCTTGGCGAGCAACTGCCTACCAATCTGGCGACTAAAATCGCACAGGACATGCCGTCTAGCCCTAGCAAAACAGGTGCTAACCGAACCGACCTTTCCAAAGGCGTGATTTGGGGAGGATTGCTAAATGGCGACTCCGCCCAAGTAGGAAGAGGGTTAGATGGTATTGAAGAAACCATTGTGGTTACCAGTGAAGAGGGCATTCAAGCCGATTTCTCTTTCCAGCAGCATGGTCCACAGCTGTACACTCGTGGTTACGGAGAAGTGTTCTTTGGTACGGCGTCTTTCTGGGCATACCAAGTTCGCGATCTCTCTTGGAAATTCTCAGCTCAAAGCCATGAACTATTGGCCAACTATTTTCTAGAAGGTGTGCGTTGGTCTAACAGTAAAGGCACGCTCGATTACAATGCAATGGGACGTGGAATTGCGCGAGAAGTGACGCCGAATATGTCCAAGTTGATTAAACAAACCGACTATATTGCCGCGCTAGATCCACAGCGTGCCAGTGAAGCAAATGCGTTTAAACAGCACATTCAAGGTGGAAGTTCAGGGTTAAACGGTTTCAAATCATTCTGGCGTTCAGACTACTCGACGAAAGTGGGCCCTGAGCATTTCATTGGTATTAAGATGAACTCCGCCCGAATAGAGCCAACCGAAGCGGGCAATGGTGAAAACTTGCTGGGCTATTGGCTCGGTTTTGGTAGCACATTCATTATGCAAACAGGCGATGAGTACCACAATATTTTCCCTGTTTGGGACTGGGCGCTTGTACCCGGTGTAACATCACCAAATATCGCGCCTAAACCAAAAGATTGGGGACAAATCGAACAACGAACTACGTTTGTTGGCGGTGTTTCTAATGGGAAATATGGTGTCTCTGTAATGGATATGAATATCCAGAACACCCAAGCCAAAAAAGCGTGGTTTAGCTTTAACGATGAGCTAGTTGCGCTTGGTGCAGGTATCTCTTCGACTCACGAAAAATACGTGAGCACCACAGTCAATCAGACACGATTAAGAGGACCCGTTACCGTAGATGGTCAAACCTACACAAAAGGCAGTCGTAAGCTGGTAGAGTCGGGCTGGGTACACCATGACAATGTAGGCTATATCTTCCCAGATCGTTGGTACGGTCACATGGACAATGAGACCAAGACGGGTAACTGGCGAACCATAAATACGGGAGGAGAAGACAAAGTCGTGACTGATGATGTGTTCATGTTGCGCATTGGACACAGTTGGCAGCCTACCAATGCGACCTATCAATACATTGTCGCTCCGAATAAGACTGTGTCTCAGACCGAGCAATACGCGTCAGCCATTCCGGTTGCTGTATTGAGTAATACTTCCTCGATCCAAGCGGTTCGTCATAACGGGTTAAACGTAACTGGAATTGTTTTCCACAATGCAGGTTCGTTGGAACTGACGAATGGCTCGACAGTAACGGTGACAAAACCAAGTGTTGTGCTGGTTGATCAATCGGGTCCTGTTGAGAAAATCACGCTATCTACACCGGGAGCCAGTACCGGAGTAGGTATTACTTTCAATAATGGGACATCTTCTAAATCGACCACCGTGTACACGTTTGGAAATGCAAATCAGCTTGGACAGAGTGTAAATGTGGATTTTAATGCCCCTGTCATTGTTCAACCAGCTACGGTCAATGTAAGCGCAGACGCGTTTGTTCGAGACGGAATGTACGCTAGTAACAGCTATGGTGTAAACAGTTACCTCACCGTTAAAAAGGATGGATTGAATTACAGCCGTAAAGCTGTCTTTAAGTTTGATTTGTCGACACAAGACATTTCACCTTCGTCCAAAGCGACATTGCGACTTCACGTGAAAAATGTGAACACAGACGCTAACCGCACCCTTACGGTATCTCGCTTAGCAAACAGTCAATGGCAAGAAAGCAACGTAACGTGGTCTAATTTACCTTCAGAAGCAAAAATTGGTTCACAAATTCAACTGCAACCCGCAGACAAAAACTCGTGGATTGAAGTGGATGTGTCTGATTTACTCCAAGGCACGTCGCTGAGCTTGTCGGTTGAAAACAAAGGTAACGCCAGTGATAAATCGGATGTCGCTTTTTCTAGCCGAGAAAGTGGGCTAGGGGCGCAGCTTGTTATCACACCGTAA
- a CDS encoding GGDEF domain-containing protein, with protein MNATAPEMEPFSVLSAFFDYNVYIFNVFVAAMDRRIQQSLYEQFQVTELEVNLRKRLFELSDLELEKLHAYRRKIEPHVHDLIGEFYDLLVRDEYVPRLIGDSETFNRLKTGLHRYILDLFSGFYDSEYVNNRLRIGLVHKRIGVEPKYFLSAERFLIRCISNKLETIIENANERQSTINCVSKLIAFDTSWILDTYIGGLMDEMQDIKAKTDTYVKTLELKVENLTALANRDPLTELYNSRAFRDSLRKALLLSKQNRTSVSVVYLDVDDFKGINDDHGHQEGDRVLKHIGFLLSELPSDYDIACRQGGDEFCLAMINCRASKAVKFVESLIEQFKKEFPKYSLSIGIAQHGEDGDTDVDALIHNADKKMYIAKKAAGFKVCA; from the coding sequence ATGAATGCAACGGCTCCTGAAATGGAGCCGTTTTCTGTGCTATCAGCATTCTTTGACTACAATGTTTACATCTTCAACGTTTTTGTAGCTGCTATGGATAGACGAATTCAACAATCACTTTACGAACAATTTCAGGTAACTGAACTGGAAGTAAATTTGCGTAAGAGATTGTTTGAGTTATCTGATCTCGAATTGGAAAAGCTTCATGCCTATCGCAGAAAAATAGAGCCTCATGTCCACGACTTAATTGGTGAGTTTTACGATCTCTTGGTTCGAGATGAATATGTCCCCCGTTTAATTGGCGACAGTGAAACTTTTAACCGACTTAAAACTGGGTTACATCGATACATCCTCGACCTGTTTTCGGGTTTTTATGATTCTGAATACGTTAACAACCGGCTTCGAATTGGTCTCGTCCACAAGCGTATTGGGGTAGAACCCAAATATTTTCTATCGGCAGAACGTTTTCTGATTCGATGCATATCCAACAAGTTAGAAACAATCATAGAAAACGCAAACGAAAGACAATCAACGATTAACTGCGTCAGTAAACTCATTGCATTCGATACGTCATGGATTCTAGATACTTACATAGGTGGGTTAATGGATGAAATGCAAGATATTAAGGCAAAAACCGATACTTATGTAAAAACTCTAGAATTGAAAGTAGAGAATTTAACGGCACTCGCGAACAGAGACCCATTAACTGAACTTTATAACTCTCGAGCATTCCGCGATTCATTAAGAAAAGCACTGTTACTGTCGAAGCAAAATCGTACGTCGGTTTCTGTTGTGTACTTAGATGTTGATGATTTCAAAGGAATTAATGACGATCATGGACACCAAGAAGGGGATAGAGTGTTAAAGCACATTGGCTTCTTACTGTCAGAACTTCCGTCTGATTATGACATTGCTTGTCGCCAAGGAGGAGATGAATTTTGTTTAGCAATGATCAATTGCCGAGCTTCTAAAGCAGTGAAGTTTGTCGAAAGCTTGATCGAACAGTTTAAAAAGGAATTCCCCAAATACTCTCTAAGTATCGGTATCGCCCAACATGGCGAAGATGGAGATACTGACGTTGATGCGTTAATTCATAATGCAGATAAAAAAATGTATATAGCTAAAAAAGCGGCAGGCTTTAAGGTTTGTGCGTAA
- a CDS encoding beta-N-acetylhexosaminidase: MNFKVTALTMALALASSGVYAQTQQGLQATADSLNVSTSLVVNQPADSKAECPWGLCYRAEVTITNTSTNAVNTDWDMYFSSIHRVLDTRGDLFTITHIDGDLHRVSPTAKFKGLQPGESVTVEYDAEYWQIVNSDFMPNYYISSEGLEGVLIKNTAVKEADTGFEDLSGFLTPISNNPADTDQWRRFAGDQTNVATTQSRFDKNSDVADLGQSAVSASIIPTPVELTIQTGSIDIADGLNLKVVNNAVRADQVEAVNARLSQLGVTTNAGVEVKLISNAGHQAFIGREAKGAYTLQVDASGVTIVGRDNYGVFNGLQSLASLVTVGSTELPKVTVDYDAPRFDYRGMHMDVSRNFQTKEQVLKFLDQMAAYKMNKFHFHLADDEGWRLEIPGLPELTDVGAKRCHDLDETTCLLPQLGSGPDQAAEKQYYSVADYAEIVAYAHARNIQVIPSMDMPGHSKAAVVAMEARYNTYAAQGDLVKAEEYLLTDPDDTTKYFSVQNYTNNTINPCMESSFKFMDKVIGEIVNQHRDAGQPLTDYHIGADETAGAWVESPLCKEMFAVEWNGINNVDDLGPYFIQRISWILEKYSLTLAAWNDGLKHGEYINPHTLAGEGTSAYAWSTLFWGGADETHTIANTGYEVVVSSPDSTYFDFPYEVDPAEPGYYWGSRETDTREVFGFMPENLPANSETMLDRMGAPMEYAAGGVALNRSFKGIQGHLWSETIRTARQQDYMAFPRVLAMAERAWSKADWELDYNASTTFKSNVDGFVGTSHVDTATRDAEWETFANALGYKELAKLDQAGVYYRLPVPGAKIEAGKLVANSSFPGVTIQYSEDGTTWADYDASNQPSVTAGVKVRTVATNGRVGRSVEVK, encoded by the coding sequence TTGAACTTTAAAGTAACTGCTTTGACCATGGCTCTAGCCCTTGCTAGTTCTGGCGTTTACGCTCAAACACAACAAGGTCTTCAAGCCACCGCTGATTCTCTGAATGTATCCACTTCACTTGTGGTTAACCAACCTGCAGACTCGAAAGCAGAATGTCCTTGGGGACTTTGCTACCGTGCTGAAGTAACGATCACAAACACAAGCACCAATGCTGTAAATACAGATTGGGATATGTATTTCTCAAGTATTCATCGCGTATTAGATACGCGTGGAGATTTATTTACTATTACTCATATCGATGGTGATTTGCATCGCGTTTCTCCAACTGCAAAATTTAAAGGCTTGCAACCTGGCGAATCTGTAACTGTTGAATATGATGCAGAGTACTGGCAGATCGTAAATAGCGACTTCATGCCAAACTACTATATTTCTTCTGAAGGTTTGGAAGGTGTTTTAATTAAAAACACAGCTGTTAAAGAAGCGGATACTGGCTTCGAAGATCTCTCTGGTTTCTTAACGCCAATTAGCAACAACCCTGCAGATACAGATCAATGGCGTCGTTTCGCTGGCGACCAAACTAACGTTGCAACAACTCAATCTCGTTTTGATAAAAACTCAGACGTTGCCGATCTAGGCCAGTCTGCGGTTTCTGCTTCCATTATTCCTACGCCTGTTGAATTAACCATTCAAACTGGTTCTATCGATATTGCTGATGGTCTTAACCTAAAAGTGGTTAACAACGCAGTTCGCGCTGACCAAGTTGAAGCCGTGAACGCTCGTCTTTCCCAACTTGGTGTAACAACCAACGCCGGTGTGGAAGTTAAGTTAATCAGCAACGCTGGTCACCAAGCATTTATCGGTCGTGAAGCGAAAGGTGCTTACACACTACAAGTTGATGCAAGTGGCGTAACCATTGTTGGTCGTGATAACTACGGTGTATTCAACGGACTTCAATCACTGGCTTCACTCGTGACTGTAGGCAGTACTGAACTTCCAAAAGTAACAGTAGATTACGATGCACCTCGCTTCGACTACCGCGGCATGCATATGGATGTTTCTCGTAACTTCCAAACTAAAGAGCAGGTTCTTAAGTTCCTAGACCAAATGGCTGCTTACAAGATGAACAAATTCCACTTCCATCTAGCAGATGATGAAGGCTGGCGTTTGGAAATCCCTGGGCTTCCTGAGCTAACAGATGTTGGTGCAAAACGTTGTCACGATTTAGACGAAACAACTTGTCTTCTTCCTCAGTTAGGTTCTGGTCCTGATCAAGCTGCAGAAAAGCAATACTACTCTGTAGCGGATTATGCAGAAATCGTAGCATACGCACACGCTCGTAATATCCAAGTCATCCCATCTATGGATATGCCTGGTCACTCCAAAGCAGCAGTTGTTGCAATGGAAGCACGTTACAATACTTATGCAGCACAAGGCGATTTGGTGAAGGCTGAAGAGTACTTGCTAACTGACCCAGATGACACAACTAAGTACTTCTCTGTTCAAAACTACACAAACAACACCATCAACCCATGTATGGAGTCTAGCTTCAAGTTCATGGATAAAGTGATTGGCGAGATCGTTAACCAACACCGTGATGCTGGTCAGCCTCTTACTGATTACCATATCGGTGCAGATGAAACAGCGGGCGCTTGGGTAGAGTCTCCTCTATGTAAAGAGATGTTTGCGGTTGAGTGGAACGGTATCAACAACGTTGATGACCTTGGTCCTTACTTCATCCAACGTATTAGCTGGATCCTAGAGAAATACAGCCTAACTCTGGCTGCATGGAACGATGGATTGAAGCACGGCGAATACATCAACCCGCATACATTGGCAGGTGAAGGAACGTCGGCTTACGCATGGAGCACATTGTTCTGGGGTGGCGCAGACGAAACACACACTATCGCTAACACAGGTTACGAAGTGGTTGTTTCATCTCCAGATTCCACTTACTTCGACTTCCCATACGAAGTTGACCCTGCGGAGCCAGGATACTACTGGGGTTCTCGTGAAACTGATACTCGTGAAGTATTTGGATTCATGCCTGAAAACCTACCTGCAAACTCTGAAACAATGCTTGACCGTATGGGCGCTCCAATGGAGTACGCTGCTGGCGGTGTTGCACTGAACAGAAGCTTCAAAGGTATTCAAGGTCACCTATGGTCTGAAACAATCCGTACAGCACGTCAACAAGATTACATGGCATTCCCACGTGTTCTTGCAATGGCTGAGCGCGCATGGTCTAAAGCTGATTGGGAATTGGATTACAATGCATCTACCACGTTCAAGTCTAACGTTGATGGATTTGTAGGTACTTCTCACGTGGATACAGCAACACGTGATGCTGAGTGGGAAACCTTTGCAAACGCATTGGGCTACAAAGAACTTGCGAAACTTGACCAGGCTGGCGTTTACTACCGTCTACCTGTACCAGGTGCGAAAATCGAAGCAGGTAAATTGGTTGCTAACTCTAGCTTCCCTGGTGTAACTATCCAGTACTCTGAGGATGGCACAACTTGGGCTGACTACGATGCATCTAACCAACCATCTGTAACTGCGGGCGTTAAAGTTCGTACCGTTGCAACAAATGGTCGTGTTGGTCGCTCTGTAGAAGTGAAGTAA
- a CDS encoding glycoside hydrolase family 19 protein has protein sequence MKRLIGSLTLALSFSSVALAAAPPIITWEPGKTTVTNGDVVIHNNICYEAKNSPGAWDSPGTSAWFWTEVPCDGKPPVDPIDPPKPDPNGKTVIPDGKGGYLMPRSELLARETSLTSTPLFELVRADIQTLDNASVEAVSPLLSTNPENVQRVESVVNEAMWDFLFPIRNEKYTYVNLLKGIAKFPAFCRTYTDGRNSDEICKRSLATMFAHFVQETGAHAPGWDGAKGNPEWRQGLYFLRERYKSEDVYNGTYNACTGWQGERWPCAPQKSYFGRGAKQLSWNYNYGPFSEAMFGDKDVLLKNPALVADTWLNLASAVFFYVYPQPPKPSMLHVIDGTWQPNAADKTQGIEHGFGSTIQIINGAYECGKGTTTPQAANRIKYYKQITATLGLDITGEKLDCADMKAFNTDGSGAMMIYWDKEWGWDANTPGNHSFSCKLVGYQTAYSAWFSGDYENCVEKHFNVRATDANGQVIPDGQ, from the coding sequence ATGAAACGTTTAATAGGGTCTTTAACGTTAGCACTTTCATTCTCATCGGTCGCTTTGGCTGCTGCGCCACCGATTATCACGTGGGAACCGGGTAAGACAACAGTAACGAATGGCGATGTCGTCATTCATAACAACATTTGTTATGAAGCGAAAAACAGCCCTGGTGCATGGGATTCTCCAGGAACCAGTGCTTGGTTTTGGACAGAAGTACCTTGTGATGGCAAACCACCTGTTGATCCAATTGATCCGCCGAAACCTGATCCAAACGGGAAAACTGTGATTCCAGACGGCAAAGGTGGCTACCTGATGCCACGCTCTGAATTACTGGCACGTGAAACCAGTTTAACAAGCACTCCACTGTTTGAATTGGTTCGTGCTGATATCCAAACGTTGGACAACGCATCTGTTGAAGCGGTATCGCCACTTCTTTCAACAAACCCAGAAAACGTACAAAGAGTTGAATCAGTAGTGAATGAAGCGATGTGGGACTTCTTATTCCCAATTCGTAATGAAAAGTACACTTACGTCAATTTATTAAAAGGCATAGCCAAATTCCCAGCGTTCTGCCGAACTTATACCGACGGCAGAAATTCAGACGAAATCTGTAAGCGTTCGCTTGCCACCATGTTTGCGCACTTTGTTCAGGAAACAGGGGCACACGCTCCTGGTTGGGACGGTGCGAAAGGGAACCCTGAATGGCGTCAAGGTTTGTACTTCCTGCGTGAGCGTTACAAATCTGAAGACGTTTACAACGGAACCTACAATGCTTGTACGGGCTGGCAGGGTGAACGTTGGCCATGTGCACCGCAAAAAAGTTACTTTGGACGTGGTGCAAAACAGCTAAGTTGGAACTACAACTACGGTCCGTTCTCTGAAGCCATGTTTGGCGATAAAGATGTACTGCTTAAAAATCCTGCTTTAGTGGCTGATACATGGCTGAACTTGGCTTCTGCGGTGTTCTTTTATGTGTACCCACAGCCGCCAAAACCTAGCATGTTGCATGTTATAGATGGTACTTGGCAGCCAAATGCAGCAGACAAAACACAGGGAATTGAGCACGGTTTCGGTTCGACCATTCAAATCATTAACGGTGCATACGAATGTGGCAAAGGCACAACAACGCCTCAGGCCGCGAATCGTATTAAGTACTACAAGCAAATCACAGCAACGCTTGGTTTAGACATTACAGGTGAGAAACTGGATTGCGCAGACATGAAAGCGTTTAACACTGATGGTTCTGGCGCGATGATGATTTACTGGGACAAAGAGTGGGGCTGGGATGCCAATACTCCGGGGAACCACAGCTTCAGCTGTAAGCTAGTCGGCTACCAAACTGCATACAGTGCGTGGTTTAGTGGTGATTACGAAAACTGTGTTGAAAAACACTTCAACGTAAGAGCGACAGACGCGAATGGCCAAGTGATTCCAGACGGTCAATAA
- a CDS encoding Flp family type IVb pilin, with the protein MLTKLFVNAQLALEKFKKDERGVTAIEYAVIAVAISGIAFTVFSQTGPLKVALAKAITTIAGRL; encoded by the coding sequence ATGCTTACTAAACTATTTGTTAACGCACAACTTGCACTAGAAAAATTCAAAAAAGACGAGCGCGGTGTAACAGCGATTGAATACGCTGTTATTGCAGTTGCAATATCAGGAATCGCTTTTACGGTATTTAGCCAGACTGGTCCATTAAAAGTTGCACTTGCCAAAGCAATTACAACAATTGCAGGCAGACTCTAA
- the cpaB gene encoding Flp pilus assembly protein CpaB, whose amino-acid sequence MKNKVFAVIALLFILFGLYGLAGSLSQSDETIDAAKVQEAKVKTWVLKSSVSKGDFVKQDLLKIRYIPESEALENGISEDVELGHVTGSVFRSSMPANQMLYNADIINPEDDGYIHYVIAANRVPYAIEVSPSDVIGGVISHGSMIDVVALSLPDSELASNNSLRRTMSITPVLIGVKALQIKKPISTQSDDVDNSDIQKVSVILELTRKQVAKLTVAKRISELEVHKSIGQYAPEDLQADAGDVLADFRSITEFRAGESAIK is encoded by the coding sequence TTGAAAAATAAAGTTTTCGCTGTAATTGCACTTCTTTTTATTCTGTTTGGCCTCTATGGCTTAGCAGGAAGCTTGAGTCAAAGCGACGAAACAATTGATGCCGCTAAGGTACAAGAAGCAAAAGTCAAAACGTGGGTGCTCAAGTCTTCGGTTAGCAAGGGTGATTTTGTTAAGCAGGACCTCCTTAAAATCCGCTATATTCCTGAATCCGAAGCACTTGAAAATGGAATATCTGAAGATGTTGAGTTGGGTCATGTTACCGGTTCAGTTTTTCGTTCTTCCATGCCAGCCAATCAAATGTTGTATAACGCCGACATCATTAACCCAGAAGATGATGGTTACATCCACTATGTCATTGCAGCGAATCGTGTGCCTTATGCGATTGAAGTGTCGCCTTCCGACGTAATTGGTGGAGTGATCTCACATGGAAGCATGATTGATGTCGTTGCTTTGTCACTCCCAGACAGTGAATTGGCATCGAACAACTCGCTTCGCAGAACCATGTCTATAACTCCGGTGTTAATTGGTGTTAAGGCATTACAAATCAAAAAACCGATTTCTACTCAATCTGACGACGTGGACAACTCCGATATACAAAAAGTCAGCGTTATCTTAGAGCTAACACGCAAGCAGGTTGCCAAACTGACGGTTGCCAAAAGAATTTCAGAACTTGAAGTGCATAAATCTATCGGGCAATACGCTCCAGAAGATCTTCAAGCCGATGCGGGTGACGTACTCGCAGACTTTCGCTCTATCACCGAATTCCGCGCTGGCGAATCTGCCATTAAATAA
- a CDS encoding type II and III secretion system protein family protein, whose product MFLVLKRFALIFVALLASFPGQAARIWNLAEGEARSLSTEQEITSVFISNPKVADYQVIDKHKVVVFGKSLGSSSLLVFDETGKTIASRNLVVNKSLVHIQQQVQLKYPHAEVTIYNLGKQVVLSGVVATEQEKDEINILVGELMGKKSADYQLEWDLGDNQYEMEFMKRRHFEGIVNNIEVASTKQVNVKLSIAEVSHSFLEKFGVEYGSLGHTAGNFADMIKNFSADDIVSIISASGDDTVGQILAEPNLSVISGESASFLVGGELPIVLVRDGTTEVRFKEFGIRLELMAKVLRDEKIKLSLMPEVSSLDTQYSNDKYNLPALKTRRARTTVELGDGQSFVLGGLLSTEDIESLRKIPYIGDIPVLGSLFRKSDTKRNKTELIIVATVNLVKPIHPSQVQLPTMKKSSTLSRFFALDKEYQKASETWANEILATGGFKQ is encoded by the coding sequence ATGTTTTTAGTGCTTAAGCGCTTCGCGCTTATCTTTGTGGCTTTGCTTGCCTCATTTCCCGGACAAGCTGCCCGTATCTGGAACCTCGCTGAAGGTGAAGCCAGAAGCTTATCTACTGAACAAGAAATCACATCAGTCTTCATTTCAAACCCTAAAGTGGCGGATTATCAAGTTATCGATAAACATAAGGTTGTGGTATTTGGTAAATCCCTTGGGTCGAGCTCTTTGCTTGTATTTGATGAAACGGGCAAAACCATCGCTAGCCGTAATCTAGTCGTCAACAAAAGCTTGGTGCACATTCAGCAACAAGTTCAGCTTAAATACCCTCACGCGGAAGTCACCATTTATAACCTAGGTAAGCAAGTTGTACTTAGTGGTGTGGTAGCGACCGAGCAAGAAAAAGACGAGATCAACATACTGGTTGGCGAGTTGATGGGCAAAAAGTCCGCAGACTACCAGCTAGAGTGGGACTTAGGTGACAACCAATACGAAATGGAGTTTATGAAGCGCCGTCATTTTGAGGGCATCGTAAACAACATTGAAGTCGCCTCAACTAAGCAGGTCAACGTTAAGCTTTCCATTGCCGAAGTATCGCACTCGTTTTTAGAGAAGTTTGGTGTTGAATACGGCAGCCTAGGACATACCGCGGGCAACTTTGCCGACATGATCAAGAATTTCAGTGCGGATGATATCGTTTCTATCATCAGCGCCAGCGGCGATGACACCGTCGGGCAGATTCTAGCGGAACCCAACCTTTCTGTTATTTCAGGTGAAAGCGCCAGCTTCCTAGTCGGTGGTGAGTTGCCTATCGTTTTGGTGCGTGATGGCACCACCGAAGTTCGTTTTAAAGAATTTGGTATTCGTTTGGAGCTGATGGCAAAAGTACTACGTGATGAGAAAATCAAATTGTCCCTTATGCCGGAAGTGAGTTCACTCGATACCCAATACTCAAACGACAAATACAACCTGCCAGCATTAAAAACACGTCGCGCAAGAACGACGGTAGAGCTTGGCGACGGTCAAAGTTTTGTTCTTGGTGGTCTATTAAGCACAGAAGACATTGAATCGCTGAGAAAAATTCCTTACATCGGCGACATTCCTGTGTTGGGCTCGCTGTTCAGAAAATCCGACACCAAACGCAACAAAACCGAGCTGATCATTGTGGCGACTGTGAATTTAGTGAAGCCGATTCACCCATCTCAAGTTCAGCTTCCAACCATGAAGAAATCCAGCACCTTATCTCGCTTCTTTGCGTTAGACAAAGAGTACCAAAAGGCGAGCGAAACATGGGCAAATGAAATTCTGGCTACCGGAGGCTTTAAGCAATGA